The nucleotide window GCAAGCGTTACCGCACCGAGCGGCTCGGGACGCGGGCCTTCGACGACGCGTTCGACGACTACCTCGGCTTTCTCGAGCCGCGGCTGCTCGAGGCGCATCGCGTGCTGGCGCCGACCGGGTCGCTGTATCTGCATCTCGACTACCGCGAGGTGCACTACGCCAAGGTGCTGCTGGACGGCATCTTCGGGCGGGAGGGCTTTCTCAACGAGATCATCTGGGCCTACGACTACGGCGGCCGCACCAAGAAGAAATGGCCGCCGAAGCACGACAACATCCTCGTCTACGCCAAGGACCCGGAGCAGTACTACTTCGACACGGACGAAGTCGAGCGAATTCCCTACATGGCGCCGGGCCTGGTCGGTCCGGAGAAAGCGGCGCGGGGGAAGCTGCCCACGGACACCTGGTGGCACACCATCGTGCCCACGAACGGTAAGGAGCGCACCGGCTATCCGACGCAGAAGCCGGTGGGCATCGCGCGGCGCATCATCCAGGCTTCATGTCCGCCCGGCGGCACGGTGATGGACTTCTTCGCCGGCAGCGGCACGGTGGGCGAGGCGGCCCTGGAGCTGGGCCGGCGGTTCGTGCTGATCGACAACAACCCGGAGGCGCTGACGGTGATGGCGCGGCGCTTCGCGGACTACGCCGAGGTGGAGTTCGTTGGGTTTGATCGTGCGCCGGATCGAGGCAAGGAGCGGGAGGCAGCCGTCACGGGCTGAGGGGCTGTGTACCGCCGGAAGCTAAGTGGTCTGAGGCGTGGGAGACGAGGGCTCTAGATTCCTCGCTGTGCTCGGAATGACGGCGGGCGGCGTGGCCAGGATGACGGTGGCCGCGACGACGACCCAGAAGGTGGCGGCGAGCTCGGGGAGATAGAGACTGCTGTCCACGACGCCGTGCATGAGCGTCGCGAGCATGGCGCCGCCGAGGCCGTAGACGAGCGCCCGGCTTCCGCCGGCGCTGCGCCGCAGCGCGGTGCGCCAGGTGCGGGCGTAGGCGGCCAGCACGCCGACCAGGACCACGAGACCGGGAATGCCCAGCGTGAGCCAGGTGTCGAGGGCGATGTTGTGCGCATGCGAGATGTTGGGCTCGGCCCAGGCTTCGGGGCGGATGTAGTCCGGGTAGTGGTAGAGGAAGTTGTCCGGGCCGACGCCGAGGACGGGGTTGTCGGCGATCATGCGCCAGGCGGAGTCCCAGAGCAGCGGCCGCGCGGCTGTGGCCGCGTCGGAGGGGCGCAGGAGTCGCGCGAGGTTGTCGCCGCCGGTGGTGATGACGACCGCCACTATCAGGCCGACCCCGATGAGCGGTGCGGCGATGCGGGCAAGGCGTGGCGCGCGGCGCCACACGGGGTACAGGGCGAACGCGAGGCCGGCCAGCGCGCCGATCCAGGCGCCGCGGCTGAAGGTGAGCACCAGCACCGCCAGCACCAGCGCCGCGGCTGCCCAGGCGGCGGCGCGAACACGCGGGCGTGACGCGAAGGCGAGCGCCAGTCCAACCGTCACGGGCAGGGCGCGCTCCAGAATGAGCGCGAGGTTGTTGGGCGAACCGAACAGGCCGCGCAGCCGCGGCGGTCCGGCATCGGTGACGACGGCGCCGGTTGGGATGAGCGCCAGGGCCACGACTGCCGACACCACGGCCCCGAGCACCAGCGCCACGCCGAGCCGCTGCGCGTCGGCGCGGTCGCGCATCACGCTGAGCAGGACGAGAAAGAGCAGCGCGGGCTCGACGATGACGGTGCGCAGGTCGCGCCAGGCGACCCGCGGAAAGTCCGCGGCGAGCGTGGTGGCGACGCCGGCGGCGATGACGGCGAGCGCAAGCCAGAGCCACGCGCTCTGGCTTGCTAGCCAGCGGTAAACGACGGTGGATTCCCACCTTCGCGGGAGAGACGAGGGGGCGGACCCCTCACCCCTGCCCTCTCCCTCAGGGGAAGAGGGCGCCGGACGCCGGAATGCCGGTGGGGCTAACCCCTCACCCCCGCCCTCTCCCACAAGGGGAGAGGGCGCCGGACGCCGGAACAGCCGGGAGATGAACCCTGCACGTCCGCCCGCTCCCTCGAGGGGCGAGAGGGTCGGACGCGGCGATGACGCGGCTTGCTCTGGTCCGTCGGAGTCTCCGCGGCGATGCAGCGGCCAGTGGCGCTGCGCCAGCGCGCGCGCGGCCCAGGCGATGACCAGAATCACGATGAGCGTCTCGCCGACCGGACGGTCGTAGATGCCGGTGCGCGCGATCACGCCGACGAAGGGGATTGCCGCGACGGCAGCGATGGCGATGTGACGCGGGCGCGCCAATGCCAGCGCGCCCAGCGCCGCGGCCAGCACCAGCCGAGCCAGGGTCCAGGCGGATGCCGGCGTGCCGTCGGGCAGCAGGGCGAACACCACAGCGAGCGCAACGGCGGCCACCTCGCCGACGTGCAGACCGAGCGGCAGACGCCGATCCAATATGTCGATTCGCGGGATGCGCGCGGCGACCCGCGCGGCGCGACCGCCAATCGCCCAGACCAGCGCGGCCAGCGCCAGCGCCCAGGTGACGGCGACGGCGGCGTAGGGCCAGAGCGGCCGCGAGTTGCCCACCAGCGCGCCGTCGACGATGACCAGCCCGCCCGACGCTTGCGGGTCGCGCTCGGCCATCACCGTCAGTTCGAGCACATGCGGGCCTTGGGACAGCCCGCGGGCGATGGGAATGCGCGCCAGGCGCTCCACCTCAGGGGCGTAGAGGTTCAGAATCGCCTCGCCGGCGGCGTTGCGCGGGAGGGCGTCGGCCAGGGCGCTGTGGCCGTCGATGCGTACGCGCACCTGTCCCATGTCGGGACCGCGCCGAGTGAGCAGGCCGACGGAGTCGCCCTCGAATCGCAGCTCCAGCCGTGCGTCGGGCTGCCCGGTCTGGCGGTGGAATCCGAGCGAGGCCCAGTCGCTGGGCACGCGCGGCCAGGGTCCATCGAAGCTGAAGGCGGCGTGCGTTTCCTGATGCAGGCCGATGCCGGCGCCGGGCGCGGCGGCGTAAGCCTGTTCCAGGGCCAGCATGTGGTCGCGCGGCTGCAAGTCCTTGGTGAGCAGCCCGAAGAACGGCGTGGGGTCGTCCGGGTGGGTGTCGTGCGGCCAGCGCGAGGCCCAAATGGTGATGGTGGGCAGCCAGGGCCATTGCTCACGCGCCCGCCGGATGCCGTCCACGGTCCAGGCCGCTTGGTCCGCCGCCGGGTGATTGCCCCAGATGCCCTGATCCCCCTGCCAGCCGGGAGGCAGCGACATCCAGCCGTATTCGGAGGCCCAGATCGGCGTGCCGGCGTCGCCGTGGGCTTCCATGATTTCGCGCCAGAGCACGGCGCGAGGGAAGTTCGTCCGCGGCGCCTCGATGCGCGGATCGCGCGGACCGGTGAACAGGCCGTAGGACATGCTGGACGCCACGTCGAACGCCCCCTTGGCGCCCAGCTGATAGAGCCGCTCCATGAACAGTAGGTCGCTGAGGTTGTCGGGCCCGGTTTCGATGGTTGGTGCCAGTCCGGCCAGGACGATGACGGCGTCGGGATTGGCGGCCCGTACGGCCGCACCCACCTCGCGCAGCATGTCGAGGTAGGCGGCGGGGTCCGGCGGCTGCCCGCCCCACTCGCCGAAGAGGTTGGGCTCGTTCCAGATTTGGAAATACTTCACCTTGCCCCGGTATCGCGCCGCGACCGCGGCGGCAAAGTCGGCGAAGTCGGTGAAGTCCGCGGGGGGCATCTGGATTGACGTATTTTCCTGCGGGTCGAAGCCGGGCGTAGCCCAGGCCGGGGGGCGGTCGAGCCGGGCGAGCACCTCGATGCCGAAGCCCTGCGCCAACTCGACGATGCGGTCGTATTTGGCCCAGGAATCTTCGCCGTGGTTGTCGATGTAGACACCCTTGGCGTGAGGCTCGATCTCGACCCACGGGATCTCCTGCCGGATGAGGCCGATGCCGGCGCGGGCCAGGATCTCCAGCTCGCGCTCGACCTTGGCCGGGTCCGCTTCGCGATGCAGGAAGGTGTTGGCGCCGATGGCGGGAGCGTCCGCGTGGCGCAGCTCGGGCAGGTCGGCGAGGCCAAAGGTCACACCGCGCTCGGTGAGGATGGCCCAGCCCAGAAGAGCGGCCGTAACCACGCCCACCAGCCCGAGGCCGACGGCGGCGAGGACGGCCCGCGTGATTCTGGACCTCTGGCGGCCGCGGAGTCGATGACCGAGCCCGGGCAGGCTTAGGCGCGGAATAGACCAGCGGTGCGGCAAGCGTCGTCTCGTGCGGGTGGCGCCCCCAGCATGCCAGCGTTGGCGGTGTGTGCGCGCCCGACGGAGGGCGGAACCGGCCAATCGTTGGGAGCGAGCCGCGCGGTCGGGCGCCCGTGTGGATTGTCCCCGCGCGAGCGAGGTCTGGTTGCCCGGCGAGTGGGAGCGTGGACGGCGATGCGCCCGCGCGGACGGAGGCGACGGGGATTGAGGCCTGCGGCTGTGGGCGCCGCCTTGACAACTCCGGGCGTTCGCCTATCCTACGGCCGTCTCTTAGTAGAGGCTAAGAACTTTAGGCGTCGGCGCTAACCCCAGCGGTGGACGCGACGCGGATGGGAGAGGGGCCGTGCGAAGAATCGTTCTCGTCGTGGTGGCGGGTCTCATGGCCGGGCTGTTGGCAGCCTGCGGCGAAAGCGGACCCTCCACCGAGTTGAAGCAGGACGTGGTGGCGAACTACGCCAACGGCGTCCACCACCTCTATGCGCAAAGCTTGAGCTCAGCGCAGGCCATGGACCGGGCCATTGACCGGTTCCTGACCGAGCCCACGCCGGCGCATCTCGAGGCCGCCAAGCGCATGTGGCTGATCGCCCGTGACGACTACGGGCCGACCGAAGCCTTCCGCTTCTACGACGGCCCCATCGACCATCCAGAGGATGGTCCTGAAGGGCTGATCAACGCCTGGCCGCTGGACGAGGCGTACATCGACTACGTGGTCGACAACCCGAGCGCCGGCATCATCAACGACGCCGAGACCTTCCCGGTCATCAACGCCGACCTGTTGGTGTCGCTGAATGAAGAGGGCGGCGAGGAAAACGTGTCGACCGGCTGGCACGCCATCGAATTCCTGCTGTGGGGCCAGGACCTCAGCGCGGCCGGACCGGGTGAACGGTCCGTCGAGGACTTCACCACGGCCGCGAATGCCGACCGCCGCGCCACCTACCTGGCCGTGGCGTCGGACTTGCTGCTGCAGCATCTGCAGGACATGGTGGACGCGTGGGCGCCGGGCCGCGGAGACAACTATCGCGCGGAGTTCACCGCGGTCGACACCGACGAAGCGTTGCGACGGATCATCACCGGTATCGGTGAGTTGAGCCGCGGCGAGCTGGCGGGCGAGCGCATGACCGTGGCCTACGAGGCGCGGTCGCAGGAGGACGAGCACTCCTGCTTCTCCGACAACACCACGGCCGACATCGTCGGGAACGCCCTGGGAATTCAGATGGTGTTTCTGGGCAACTTCGGCCAGGTGTCCGGTCCCGGGGTCCTTGATTTGATCGAGGCCCAGGACGCGGAGATCGCCGAGCAGCTGGCGGCGGAGATCGAGCTGAGCGTGAACCTGACCAAGGCGATCGACGCCCCGTTCGATCAGCATCTGCTCGAGGGCGTGTCCGACGCGGACGCCGGGCGGAAGGCCGTGCTTGACGCCATCGTCGCTCTGGAAGAGCAGACGGACACGATCGTCAGCGCGGCGCAGGCGCTCGGCATCACCATCAGCGTGAGCTAATGGCGGGACGTGGTCCGCGACCCGGCACTGCGGCTGCAACGGTGCGGCCCGGTGCCTGAGGTCGTGGACCGCGCGCCCTTGCCGACGGGGGCTGCGGCCGGTTCAGTTCCGGCCGCGGCTGCGCGCTACGCGGGCGGGCTGCTCGTGTTTGCGGCGGTGGCCCTGGCCGTCTCGGTGATCGGACGGGTGTCGGCGGCCGCGGACCACGACACCCTGGCCGAGACGCTGGCCGCCATCGCCGATCAGCGCGGCGCCTATGGCTTGGGCGGCGCCGGACGTGTGGTGGCGGGAATTGCGCTCGTGGCCGGGGCTTGGTTTCTGCTGCGGACGTGGATCATTCGCCAGCGTCTGGGCACGCCGCTGGTGCCGTATCTCCTCGCCGTCGCCGGGCTCGGCTTGGGCGTTTCGGGCGCAAGCGCGATCGCCCTGGCGGTCGGGGCGCCCGCGGCGCCGGCCACGGGCGGCGCCGCGGCGGAGGCGCTCGACGCCTTGCACTGGATCGCCGGCAAGATCGGCTTCGTGGCGGCCGGATTGGCCCTGCTCATCGCCGCCCGGTATCAGTGGAAGGTCGGTGGACAGCTCCGGCGCATCGCGCCCGTCTCGGCCGTGGTCGGATTGGCTATGCAATTCATCTGGATCGATGCCGCGACGATCATTCACCCCATTGTGGGAACCGGCTTTTTCGTCTGGCTTCTGGCCGTCGGCGCCATGCTGACGACCGGCCGGGTGGAACGGCACTTCACAGCCATGGTCACCGCATCCGCCACTCGCGGCAGGTCGCATGTGGGGTAGGACGGCGCGGGCGGCGCCGCCACGTGCGACCTGGGTGCGGTGACCCCGGGCCAGTGGTTCTGGTCGGAGCGCGGCGCGCCTTCGGGCGGCTGGCGGCCGTCGTATTCACGGGCGCATTGCTCGCCTCGTGCGGACCCGACCGACCGGGCATTGACCTCGATTTGGTTTTCGACGAGCGGTTGGGCGGGGCGACGACGGCGTTCAGCGCCGGCAGCAACGCGTTCGAGCTCTCCGCGCGCAACCTGGCCAACGAGGAGCGGCGCATCTTCGAGGTGGGCGACAGCTTCTTCACGCAAAACTGGGTCACGGCCCCGGCGTCGACTGAAGCGCGCGACGGCCTGGGCCCGACGTTCAATGCGCTGTCGTGCTCGTCCTGCCACGACCGCGATGGCCGGGCCAAGCCTCCGGACCATGACGAAGATCCCGAGCGCGGACTGCTGCTGCGGCTCAGCGTTGCGGGGCCGAACGGCCCGGTTGACGACGCGGTCTACGGCGGCCAACTGCAGGATCGCGCCGTCATCGGCATCGCGCCGGAGGGGCGGATCGAGATTCGCTACGAGATCATCGGCGGCGCCTACCCGGACGGCACGCCGTTCACGCTGCGCAAGCCCACGTACATCATCGTGGACCTTGCATTCGGTCCGCACGATCCGGCGATCATGATCTCGCCGCGCATCGCCTCCGCCGTCATCGGCATGGGCTTGCTGGAGGCCATTCCGGCGGAACGCATCCTGGAGCTCGCGGACCCCGACGACGCCGACGCCGACGGAATCTCAGGCCGTCCGAACATGGTTCGGGACATCCGGCGCGGGGAGGATGTGCTGGGGCGATTCGGGTGGAAGGCCAACCAGCCCACGGTGGAGCAGCAAGCCGCCGGCGCGTTCCTGGGTGACATTGGGATCACGTCGACCCTGTTCCCGCAGGAAAACTGTCCGGCGGCGCAAGACGCGTGCGCGGCGGCGCCCAACGGCGGTGCGCCCGAGATTCCGGACGAACGGCTCGCCCAAGTGGCGTTCTACGTGCAGACCCTGGCCGTGCCGGCGATGCGCAACGTTGACGATCCTCGCGTGCGACAGGGCGCGGAGCTCTTCGTCCAGACCGGCTGCGCCGCGTGCCACACGCCCAGGCACGTCACCGGGAACGATCACCCGGTCGAGCCCCTGCGCAACCAGACCATCTTTCCATTCACCGACTTGCTGCTCCACGACATGGGCGAGGGGCTGGCGGACGGGCGGCCCGACGGTCTGGCCACCGGACGCGAATGGCGCACGCCGCCGCTGTGGGGCATTGGCCTGGTGAGCGTCGTCAACGGTCACACCATGTTCCTGCATGACGGGCGGGCGCGGAGCATCGAGGAGGCGATTCTCTGGCACGGCGGCGAAGGGCAAGCCTCCCGCGATCGGTTCATGGCCCTGACGCGGGACGAGCGC belongs to Chloroflexota bacterium and includes:
- a CDS encoding site-specific DNA-methyltransferase; protein product: MNRVYFGDNLPILQDMPSGGIDLIYVDPPFNTGRAQSRTQLRTVRDPEGDRTGFQGKRYRTERLGTRAFDDAFDDYLGFLEPRLLEAHRVLAPTGSLYLHLDYREVHYAKVLLDGIFGREGFLNEIIWAYDYGGRTKKKWPPKHDNILVYAKDPEQYYFDTDEVERIPYMAPGLVGPEKAARGKLPTDTWWHTIVPTNGKERTGYPTQKPVGIARRIIQASCPPGGTVMDFFAGSGTVGEAALELGRRFVLIDNNPEALTVMARRFADYAEVEFVGFDRAPDRGKEREAAVTG
- a CDS encoding O-antigen ligase family protein, whose protein sequence is MGVVTAALLGWAILTERGVTFGLADLPELRHADAPAIGANTFLHREADPAKVERELEILARAGIGLIRQEIPWVEIEPHAKGVYIDNHGEDSWAKYDRIVELAQGFGIEVLARLDRPPAWATPGFDPQENTSIQMPPADFTDFADFAAAVAARYRGKVKYFQIWNEPNLFGEWGGQPPDPAAYLDMLREVGAAVRAANPDAVIVLAGLAPTIETGPDNLSDLLFMERLYQLGAKGAFDVASSMSYGLFTGPRDPRIEAPRTNFPRAVLWREIMEAHGDAGTPIWASEYGWMSLPPGWQGDQGIWGNHPAADQAAWTVDGIRRAREQWPWLPTITIWASRWPHDTHPDDPTPFFGLLTKDLQPRDHMLALEQAYAAAPGAGIGLHQETHAAFSFDGPWPRVPSDWASLGFHRQTGQPDARLELRFEGDSVGLLTRRGPDMGQVRVRIDGHSALADALPRNAAGEAILNLYAPEVERLARIPIARGLSQGPHVLELTVMAERDPQASGGLVIVDGALVGNSRPLWPYAAVAVTWALALAALVWAIGGRAARVAARIPRIDILDRRLPLGLHVGEVAAVALAVVFALLPDGTPASAWTLARLVLAAALGALALARPRHIAIAAVAAIPFVGVIARTGIYDRPVGETLIVILVIAWAARALAQRHWPLHRRGDSDGPEQAASSPRPTLSPLEGAGGRAGFISRLFRRPAPSPLVGEGGGEGLAPPAFRRPAPSSPEGEGRGEGSAPSSLPRRWESTVVYRWLASQSAWLWLALAVIAAGVATTLAADFPRVAWRDLRTVIVEPALLFLVLLSVMRDRADAQRLGVALVLGAVVSAVVALALIPTGAVVTDAGPPRLRGLFGSPNNLALILERALPVTVGLALAFASRPRVRAAAWAAAALVLAVLVLTFSRGAWIGALAGLAFALYPVWRRAPRLARIAAPLIGVGLIVAVVITTGGDNLARLLRPSDAATAARPLLWDSAWRMIADNPVLGVGPDNFLYHYPDYIRPEAWAEPNISHAHNIALDTWLTLGIPGLVVLVGVLAAYARTWRTALRRSAGGSRALVYGLGGAMLATLMHGVVDSSLYLPELAATFWVVVAATVILATPPAVIPSTARNLEPSSPTPQTT
- a CDS encoding iron-regulated protein: MRRIVLVVVAGLMAGLLAACGESGPSTELKQDVVANYANGVHHLYAQSLSSAQAMDRAIDRFLTEPTPAHLEAAKRMWLIARDDYGPTEAFRFYDGPIDHPEDGPEGLINAWPLDEAYIDYVVDNPSAGIINDAETFPVINADLLVSLNEEGGEENVSTGWHAIEFLLWGQDLSAAGPGERSVEDFTTAANADRRATYLAVASDLLLQHLQDMVDAWAPGRGDNYRAEFTAVDTDEALRRIITGIGELSRGELAGERMTVAYEARSQEDEHSCFSDNTTADIVGNALGIQMVFLGNFGQVSGPGVLDLIEAQDAEIAEQLAAEIELSVNLTKAIDAPFDQHLLEGVSDADAGRKAVLDAIVALEEQTDTIVSAAQALGITISVS
- a CDS encoding c-type cytochrome, with translation MVLVGARRAFGRLAAVVFTGALLASCGPDRPGIDLDLVFDERLGGATTAFSAGSNAFELSARNLANEERRIFEVGDSFFTQNWVTAPASTEARDGLGPTFNALSCSSCHDRDGRAKPPDHDEDPERGLLLRLSVAGPNGPVDDAVYGGQLQDRAVIGIAPEGRIEIRYEIIGGAYPDGTPFTLRKPTYIIVDLAFGPHDPAIMISPRIASAVIGMGLLEAIPAERILELADPDDADADGISGRPNMVRDIRRGEDVLGRFGWKANQPTVEQQAAGAFLGDIGITSTLFPQENCPAAQDACAAAPNGGAPEIPDERLAQVAFYVQTLAVPAMRNVDDPRVRQGAELFVQTGCAACHTPRHVTGNDHPVEPLRNQTIFPFTDLLLHDMGEGLADGRPDGLATGREWRTPPLWGIGLVSVVNGHTMFLHDGRARSIEEAILWHGGEGQASRDRFMALTRDERVALLQFLRSL